The Plutella xylostella chromosome 9, ilPluXylo3.1, whole genome shotgun sequence genome has a segment encoding these proteins:
- the LOC105392584 gene encoding uncharacterized protein LOC105392584 isoform X5, which translates to MARTLVALAALLLLAVAGADAKKSGARVEPQIEEVTAKQLERVLADKDFVAVFWYARSCVTCDKVLEELEKIDDDTDTFGVDFVKINDKRLAKQYGITKFPALTYFREKEPIIYEGDLMDEESVLDFLTSLEAMDLPDRIEEVNQKILAKIIEDTDYVAVLFCPDHKTCGPSNNKPECKRCAKALQELENIDDEADQLGIGFVKIHDEELAEEYSLGELPRLVYYRHEIPIIYEGELSKEEDVLEWLIANKSTGDEEDVIEDVTAKTLNTLIGNVDNLVVLFYNNDDEDSMTVLAELEKIDDDCDRHGIQFVKIDDEKATEAFGIESVPAIVYYEKQIPNVYDGDLENEEEILEWLVGQLEKDEIEDVTDEMLDRLIKDGKTVAVLFYDNNDRKSQKVLNELENIDDECDQLGIAFVKIDNNDEAAEYGIEKIPTLLYFEKGIPTYYEGNLEEEEKVLEWLHYQTESDEIEDITDEMLDLIIEKMHYVAVLFYDKDQKKSQKVLAELENIDDECDQNDIAFVKIDDDKEAKEYGIETIPTMVLFEKGIPHIYEGDLMKEDDLLGWLLHQKRHSEIPEVTDEMMDKLIETTPYLAVIFYDKEDKQDIRILNELENIDDELEKEGIVIVRMDNEEEAKEFGIDHLPTLVYFEENIPAIYEGDLMNEDEVLNWLIEQKNSATIEEVTDEILTDLIDEHEYVVVYFSGKCEEGEECDNILDELENIDDELDETGIIFVTTEDLVLAKKYGIKTFPTLVFFRNKDPLVYKGDIEDEDEVLSWLTDEDTLEIPGKIEEVNSKMLEKILEENDHVVVFFYQEGDKKSQKILSELENIDDECEEKDIDFVKTSDEGVEKEYDLPELPALAFYRHKFRTIYEGDLMYEEAILKWVLELLDTQPDVIENVDRKTLKDLITDVEHLAVFFYTDDCDTCDEVLQELETIDDDTDKQGIQFVKSKDAKLASDIGIFSFPALVYYETGVPIMYDGNLLDESEVLEWMVKQKEDESIEEIDRETLFKYIETKEFLAIIFFKEDDPESPRILRHVELIDDEAAEYGIKIAKCSDRLMAKKYGYRNPPGITYFRKGKYINYDGDIDDEEEILDWLTNPENMELTDHIERVNRKMFQKIRQTSDYTAVFFYSNDCKQCPRVLAEIEHIDDDADGAGINFVKIDDRAMAKEYGVFALPAVLFFKMGSKDPVIYAGDLYDEQQLLSWLLTQKNPAGDVIEELEGQALKDLIEESGSLAVYFWNKTLCDICNSKAMRKAMKKKASTVDEEEAQEQDDAPDCEQCAGILEELENIDDDCDRHEIKFVKTQDYAIAENYGVTDFPVLVYFESNIPNVYEGSLAEEEEVLQWLITQKTEDRIELITRVMLEHMVEETQYLAVYFYKLNCHICDAILEGLEKIDDECDVYGIHMVKIQDPQLAKRYSIKTFPAMVYFRNGNPLLFEGDLQNEESILEWLIDDDNRELADEIESVNERMLERLLQESTLLVVFFYDDEDCPECEEILEELELIDGEVDQFGIDFVKIASTEAAAKYNVVNIPSLVYFRKQVPMLYDGDLYQVDRVLGWLTSQDVFEIKNEIEEVNRKMLDKLLEENEFLAVYFYEKSPESRAVMDKLENIDSETDNLDITFVKMHDPRYARKWGVTKLPAIVYFRKRFPSIYRGDLLSEEEVLDWLRKNRFRQPELNIFMYALIALSIAFIMYTAFLLQCFKPQPPAPAPHPKQA; encoded by the exons ATGGCTCGGACGCTGGTGGCCCTCGCGGCCCTACTGCTGCTCGCCGTCGCCGGCGCCGACGCGAAAAAATCCGGCGCGCGTGTCGAGCCGCAGATCGAGGAGGTCACCGCCAAACAGTTGGAGCGAGTGCTAGCCGACAAGGATTTCGTTGCGGTGTTCTGGT ATGCCCGAAGTTGCGTGACATGTGACAAGGTGTTGGAAGAGCTGGAGAAGATAGACGACGACACGGACACCTTCGGCGTAGACTTCGTGAAGATCAACGACAAGCGGCTGGCGAAGCAGTATGGCATCACGAAATTCCCCGCCCTCACGTACTTCCGTGAGAAGGAACCGATTATTTACGAAG GAGATCTCATGGACGAAGAGAGCGTCCTGGATTTCTTGACGAGTTTAGAGGCAATGGACCTACCTGATAGAATAGAAGAAGTAAACCAAAAGATCCTTGCAAAGATCATTGAGGACACCGATTACGTTGCTGTTCTATTCT GTCCTGATCACAAAACTTGCGGCCCTTCGAACA ACAAGCCTGAGTGTAAGAGATGTGCGAAAGCCCTGCAAGAGTTGGAGAACATTGATGATGAAGCCGACCAGCTCGGCATCGGCTTCGTCAAGATCCACGATGAGGAGCTGGCCGAGGAGTACAGTCTTGGAGAGCTGCCAAGACTCGTGTACTACAGGCACGAAATACCTATCATCTACGAAG GCGAACTGAGTAAAGAAGAGGACGTGCTGGAATGGCTGATCGCCAACAAGTCGACTGGGGACGAGGAAGATGTCATAGAAGACGTCACGGCTAAAACTCTCAACACCCTCATCGGAAACGTCGATAACCTTGTCGTCCTGTTCT aCAACAATGACGACGAAGACTCAATGACTGTTCTGGCCGAGTTGGAGAAGATCGACGACGACTGTGACCGTCATGGAATCCAGTTTGTCAAGATTGATGATGAGAAGGCGACTGAGGCTTTCGGCATTGAAAGCGTTCCTGCCATTGTCTACTACGAGAAACAGATCCCTAATGTTTACGACG GCGATCTGGAAAATGAGGAAGAAATCTTGGAATGGCTTGTTGGACAACTGGAAAAGGATGAAATTGAAGATGTAACTGATGAAATGTTGGACCGTCTGATCAAGGATGGCAAAACTGTCGCAGTACTATTTT ATGACAACAACGATCGCAAGTCACAGAAAGTACTGAATGAATTGGAAAACATTGACGATGAATGTGACCAACTAGGCATTGCGTTTGTGAAGATTGATAACAACGATGAAGCAGCGGAATATGGCATTGAAAAGATTCCCACACTATTATACTTCGAAAAGGGTATCCCCACATACTATGAAGGAAACCTTGAAGAGGAAGAGAAAGTACTTGAATGGCTCCACTACCAAACAGAGAGCGATGAAATAGAGGATATCACAGACGAAATGCTGGATCTCATCATAGAAAAAATGCACTACGTTGCTGTTCTTTTCT ACGACAAGGACCAGAAAAAAAGTCAGAAGGTCTTGGCTGAACTTGAGAACATTGATGATGAATGTGATCAAAATGACATCGCTTTTGTGAAGATTGACGATGACAAAGAAGCGAAGGAATACGGCATTGAGACCATTCCAACTATGGTCCTTTTCGAAAAGGGTATTCCCCACATTTATGAAGGTGATCTTATGAAGGAAGACGACCTCCTTGGCTGGTTGCTTCACCAAAAAAGGCACAGTGAAATCCCAGAGGTTACGGATGAAATGATGGATAAATTGATTGAGACTACTCCTTATTTGGCTGTTATATTCT ATGACAAAGAGGATAAACAAGACATCAGAATTCTAAATGAGCTCGAAAATATTGATGATGAACTAGAAAAGGAGGGCATCGTTATTGTTCGAATGGACAATGAGGAAGAAGCGAAGGAATTCGGTATTGACCATCTTCCGACCTTGGTGTATTTCGAAGAAAACATCCCAGCCATTTACGAAGGAGATCTGATGAATGAAGATGAAGTACTCAATTGGCTAATTGAACAGAAGAACAGTGCTACTATTGAAGAGGTTACTGATGAAATTCTGACAGACCTCATTGATGAACATGAATACGTCGTCGTTTACTTCA GTGGCAAATGTGAGGAGGGTGAAGAGTGTGATAATATTTTAGATGAACTGGAAAACATAGATGATGAACTTGATGAGACCGGTATAATTTTTGTTACAACCGAAGATTTGGTTCTGGCCAAGAAATACGGAATCAAGACCTTCCCAACTCTAGTTTTCTTCAGGAACAAGGATCCGCTGGTTTACAaag GTGATATCGAAGATGAAGATGAGGTGTTATCATGGTTGACAGATGAAGATACTCTAGAAATTCCCGGTAAAATTGAGGAAGTGAACTCAAAGATGTTGGAAAAAATCCTAGAGGAAAACGATCACGTTGTTGTATTCTTCT ATCAGGAAGGTGACAAGAAAtctcaaaaaatattaagtgaGTTGGAAAACATTGACGATGAATGTGAAGAGAAGGACATTGATTTTGTCAAGACATCGGACGAAGGCGTTGAGAAAGAGTACGATCTACCGGAACTGCCAGCCCTTGCTTTCTACAGGCACAAGTTCAGGACTATCTACGAGGGTGACCTTATGTACGAAGAGGCCATTTTGAAATGGGTGTTAGAACTCCTTGATACTCAACCTGATGTTATTGAGAATGTGGACAGAAAGACTTTGAAAGACCTTATTACTGACGTGGAGCACCTTGCTGTTTTCTTCT ACACTGATGACTGTGACACTTGCGATGAAGTACTGCAGGAGTTGGAGACCATCGATGACGACACAGACAAACAGGGCATCCAGTTTGTTAAGTCGAAGGACGCTAAATTGGCCTCGGATATTGGTATTTTCAGCTTCCCCGCCTTGGTATACTATGAGACCGGTGTTCCGATTATGTACGACG GTAACCTATTGGACGAATCGGAAGTCCTAGAATGGATGGTAAAACAGAAGGAAGATGAAAGTATAGAGGAGATCGATAGGGAAACATTATTCAAGTACATTGAGACGAAAGAATTCTTagctattatatttt TCAAAGAAGATGATCCAGAGAGTCCGAGAATACTTAGGCACGTGGAGCTAATTGACGATGAGGCCGCCGAGTACGGCATAAAGATAGCCAAGTGCAGCGACCGCCTCATGGCCAAGAAATACGGCTACAGGAACCCGCCAGGTATCACATACTTCAGGAAAGGGAAATACATCAACTACGACGGGGATATTGATGACGAAGAAGAAATCCTCGACTGGCTGACCAACCCCGAAAATATGGAGCTAACAGATCACATTGAGAGAGTCAACAGAAAGATGTTCCAGAAGATACGACAGACGTCGGACTATACAGCTGTATTCTTTT ACAGTAATGACTGCAAACAGTGTCCCAGAGTACTGGCTGAGATCGAACACATAGATGACGACGCGGATGGAGCTGGCATCAATTTCGTCAAGATTGACGACAGGGCGATGGCCAAGGAATATGGTGTCTTTGCACTGCCTGCTGTTCTTTTCTTCAAGATGGGATCTAAAGATCCAGTTATCTATGCTG gAGATTTATATGACGAGCAGCAACTGCTGAGCTGGCTGCTAACGCAGAAGAATCCAGCCGGCGACGTCATAGAAGAACTTGAAGGACAAGCTTTGAAAGATCTGATTGAGGAATCTGGATCCTTAGCTGTCTACTTTT GGAACAAAACGTTGTGTGACATTTGCAATTCGAAAGCAATGCGAAAGGCGATGAAAAAGAAAGCGAGCACGGTTGACGAAGAGGAGGCTCAGGAACAGGATG ATGCCCCGGATTGTGAACAATGCGCTGGGATCCTCGAGGAACTAGAGAACATTGATGATGATTGCGACAGGCATGAAATCAAATTCGTAAAAACGCAAGACTATGCAATTGCCGAAAACTACGGTGTTACCGATTTCCCAGTTCTTGTGTACTTTGAGAGCAATATTCCGAATGTATATGAAGGATCTCTAGCCGAAGAAGAGGAAGTTTTGCAGTGGCTGATTACGCAGAAAACCGAGGATCGTATCGAACTCATAACGCGAGTCATGTTGGAACACATGGTAGAGGAAACGCAGTATTTAGCTGTTTACTTTT ACAAACTTAACTGCCACATTTGCGATGCTATACTGGAGGGTCTCGAAAAGATAGACGACGAATGTGACGTATACGGCATACACATGGTCAAGATCCAAGACCCACAGTTGGCTAAACGCTATTCGATAAAAACATTCCCAGCAATGGTATATTTCAG aaaTGGAAATCCTCTTCTGTTCGAGGGAGATTTGCAAAATGAAGAATCTATTTTGGAATGGCTCATCGATGACGACAACCGTGAACTAGCCGACGAAATAGAATCAGTCAATGAAAGAATGTTGGAGAGGCTACTGCAGGAATCTACTCTGCTTGTTGTATTTTTCT atgatgatgaagattgCCCAGAATGCGAAGAGATCCTCGAAGAGCTTGAACTGATAGACGGTGAGGTCGACCAATTTGGCATTGATTTCGTGAAAATAGCAAGCACAGAAGCTGCCGCTAAATACAACGTCGTTAATATACCGTCTCTTGTCTACTTCCGTAAGCAAGTGCCGATGCTGTACGATGGAGATTTGTACCAAGTGGACAGAGTCCTCGGCTGGTTAACTTCTCAGGATGTTTTTGAGATCAAAAACGAAATTGAGGAGGTCAACCGCAAAATGTTGGACAAACTTTTGGAGGAGAACGAATTCTTAGCTGTTTACTTCT ATGAAAAATCTCCTGAAAGCCGTGCCGTTATGGACAAGCTCGAGAACATTGATAGTGAAACTGACAACTTGGACATTACGTTCGTCAAAATGCACGACCCTCGATACGCTCGCAAATGGGGCGTCACCAAACTGCCTGCCATCGTGTACTTCAGGAAACGCTTCCCAAGCATATACAGAG GTGACTTGCTGTCTGAAGAAGAAGTCCTAGACTGGCTTCGGAAGAACAGATTCAGACAGCCAGAGCTGAACATATTCATGTACGCTCTGATAGCGCTGTCGATAGCTTTCATCATGTACACTGCGTTCTTACTGCAGTGCTTCAAACCGCAGCcgcctgcgcccgcgccgcatCCCAAGCAAGCGTGA
- the LOC105392584 gene encoding uncharacterized protein LOC105392584 isoform X7: MARTLVALAALLLLAVAGADAKKSGARVEPQIEEVTAKQLERVLADKDFVAVFWYARSCVTCDKVLEELEKIDDDTDTFGVDFVKINDKRLAKQYGITKFPALTYFREKEPIIYEGDLMDEESVLDFLTSLEAMDLPDRIEEVNQKILAKIIEDTDYVAVLFCPDHKTCGPSNNKPECKRCAKALQELENIDDEADQLGIGFVKIHDEELAEEYSLGELPRLVYYRHEIPIIYEGELSKEEDVLEWLIANKSTGDEEDVIEDVTAKTLNTLIGNVDNLVVLFYNNDDEDSMTVLAELEKIDDDCDRHGIQFVKIDDEKATEAFGIESVPAIVYYEKQIPNVYDGDLENEEEILEWLVGQLEKDEIEDVTDEMLDRLIKDGKTVAVLFYDNNDRKSQKVLNELENIDDECDQLGIAFVKIDNNDEAAEYGIEKIPTLLYFEKGIPTYYEGNLEEEEKVLEWLHYQTESDEIEDITDEMLDLIIEKMHYVAVLFYDKDQKKSQKVLAELENIDDECDQNDIAFVKIDDDKEAKEYGIETIPTMVLFEKGIPHIYEGDLMKEDDLLGWLLHQKRHSEIPEVTDEMMDKLIETTPYLAVIFYDKEDKQDIRILNELENIDDELEKEGIVIVRMDNEEEAKEFGIDHLPTLVYFEENIPAIYEGDLMNEDEVLNWLIEQKNSATIEEVTDEILTDLIDEHEYVVVYFSGKCEEGEECDNILDELENIDDELDETGIIFVTTEDLVLAKKYGIKTFPTLVFFRNKDPLVYKGDIEDEDEVLSWLTDEDTLEIPGKIEEVNSKMLEKILEENDHVVVFFYQEGDKKSQKILSELENIDDECEEKDIDFVKTSDEGVEKEYDLPELPALAFYRHKFRTIYEGDLMYEEAILKWVLELLDTQPDVIENVDRKTLKDLITDVEHLAVFFYTDDCDTCDEVLQELETIDDDTDKQGIQFVKSKDAKLASDIGIFSFPALVYYETGVPIMYDGDLMKEKKVLQWLVEQKSEDSPRQKNKAFSKTKTSADVDKKSSGNLKGKLKTDNKPEWKTMGTLKVRFPGDKNTKRQEGRRKQNDIDDDNDNDDDDDDDDDDDDDDDDDDDDDEDDDEDEDDDDDDDEDDDDDDEDDDDDDDNDDDDDDDETDNTPALKKTWKKMGNLKVRFPTTIKPKAEKKPQTKKDDDNDDDDDDNDNDDDDNDDDDDDDDDDDDDNEDDEDDDDDDENDDDDDDDDDDDNDDDDDNNDEDSEDEKVKKGKKRVPKKSGKSSKKSRDNDDDEDDDDDDDDDDDDDDDDDDDDDSFFGRIKRMFTGNLLDESEVLEWMVKQKEDESIEEIDRETLFKYIETKEFLAIIFFKEDDPESPRILRHVELIDDEAAEYGIKIAKCSDRLMAKKYGYRNPPGITYFRKGKYINYDGDIDDEEEILDWLTNPENMELTDHIERVNRKMFQKIRQTSDYTAVFFLMTANSVPEYWLRSNT; this comes from the exons ATGGCTCGGACGCTGGTGGCCCTCGCGGCCCTACTGCTGCTCGCCGTCGCCGGCGCCGACGCGAAAAAATCCGGCGCGCGTGTCGAGCCGCAGATCGAGGAGGTCACCGCCAAACAGTTGGAGCGAGTGCTAGCCGACAAGGATTTCGTTGCGGTGTTCTGGT ATGCCCGAAGTTGCGTGACATGTGACAAGGTGTTGGAAGAGCTGGAGAAGATAGACGACGACACGGACACCTTCGGCGTAGACTTCGTGAAGATCAACGACAAGCGGCTGGCGAAGCAGTATGGCATCACGAAATTCCCCGCCCTCACGTACTTCCGTGAGAAGGAACCGATTATTTACGAAG GAGATCTCATGGACGAAGAGAGCGTCCTGGATTTCTTGACGAGTTTAGAGGCAATGGACCTACCTGATAGAATAGAAGAAGTAAACCAAAAGATCCTTGCAAAGATCATTGAGGACACCGATTACGTTGCTGTTCTATTCT GTCCTGATCACAAAACTTGCGGCCCTTCGAACA ACAAGCCTGAGTGTAAGAGATGTGCGAAAGCCCTGCAAGAGTTGGAGAACATTGATGATGAAGCCGACCAGCTCGGCATCGGCTTCGTCAAGATCCACGATGAGGAGCTGGCCGAGGAGTACAGTCTTGGAGAGCTGCCAAGACTCGTGTACTACAGGCACGAAATACCTATCATCTACGAAG GCGAACTGAGTAAAGAAGAGGACGTGCTGGAATGGCTGATCGCCAACAAGTCGACTGGGGACGAGGAAGATGTCATAGAAGACGTCACGGCTAAAACTCTCAACACCCTCATCGGAAACGTCGATAACCTTGTCGTCCTGTTCT aCAACAATGACGACGAAGACTCAATGACTGTTCTGGCCGAGTTGGAGAAGATCGACGACGACTGTGACCGTCATGGAATCCAGTTTGTCAAGATTGATGATGAGAAGGCGACTGAGGCTTTCGGCATTGAAAGCGTTCCTGCCATTGTCTACTACGAGAAACAGATCCCTAATGTTTACGACG GCGATCTGGAAAATGAGGAAGAAATCTTGGAATGGCTTGTTGGACAACTGGAAAAGGATGAAATTGAAGATGTAACTGATGAAATGTTGGACCGTCTGATCAAGGATGGCAAAACTGTCGCAGTACTATTTT ATGACAACAACGATCGCAAGTCACAGAAAGTACTGAATGAATTGGAAAACATTGACGATGAATGTGACCAACTAGGCATTGCGTTTGTGAAGATTGATAACAACGATGAAGCAGCGGAATATGGCATTGAAAAGATTCCCACACTATTATACTTCGAAAAGGGTATCCCCACATACTATGAAGGAAACCTTGAAGAGGAAGAGAAAGTACTTGAATGGCTCCACTACCAAACAGAGAGCGATGAAATAGAGGATATCACAGACGAAATGCTGGATCTCATCATAGAAAAAATGCACTACGTTGCTGTTCTTTTCT ACGACAAGGACCAGAAAAAAAGTCAGAAGGTCTTGGCTGAACTTGAGAACATTGATGATGAATGTGATCAAAATGACATCGCTTTTGTGAAGATTGACGATGACAAAGAAGCGAAGGAATACGGCATTGAGACCATTCCAACTATGGTCCTTTTCGAAAAGGGTATTCCCCACATTTATGAAGGTGATCTTATGAAGGAAGACGACCTCCTTGGCTGGTTGCTTCACCAAAAAAGGCACAGTGAAATCCCAGAGGTTACGGATGAAATGATGGATAAATTGATTGAGACTACTCCTTATTTGGCTGTTATATTCT ATGACAAAGAGGATAAACAAGACATCAGAATTCTAAATGAGCTCGAAAATATTGATGATGAACTAGAAAAGGAGGGCATCGTTATTGTTCGAATGGACAATGAGGAAGAAGCGAAGGAATTCGGTATTGACCATCTTCCGACCTTGGTGTATTTCGAAGAAAACATCCCAGCCATTTACGAAGGAGATCTGATGAATGAAGATGAAGTACTCAATTGGCTAATTGAACAGAAGAACAGTGCTACTATTGAAGAGGTTACTGATGAAATTCTGACAGACCTCATTGATGAACATGAATACGTCGTCGTTTACTTCA GTGGCAAATGTGAGGAGGGTGAAGAGTGTGATAATATTTTAGATGAACTGGAAAACATAGATGATGAACTTGATGAGACCGGTATAATTTTTGTTACAACCGAAGATTTGGTTCTGGCCAAGAAATACGGAATCAAGACCTTCCCAACTCTAGTTTTCTTCAGGAACAAGGATCCGCTGGTTTACAaag GTGATATCGAAGATGAAGATGAGGTGTTATCATGGTTGACAGATGAAGATACTCTAGAAATTCCCGGTAAAATTGAGGAAGTGAACTCAAAGATGTTGGAAAAAATCCTAGAGGAAAACGATCACGTTGTTGTATTCTTCT ATCAGGAAGGTGACAAGAAAtctcaaaaaatattaagtgaGTTGGAAAACATTGACGATGAATGTGAAGAGAAGGACATTGATTTTGTCAAGACATCGGACGAAGGCGTTGAGAAAGAGTACGATCTACCGGAACTGCCAGCCCTTGCTTTCTACAGGCACAAGTTCAGGACTATCTACGAGGGTGACCTTATGTACGAAGAGGCCATTTTGAAATGGGTGTTAGAACTCCTTGATACTCAACCTGATGTTATTGAGAATGTGGACAGAAAGACTTTGAAAGACCTTATTACTGACGTGGAGCACCTTGCTGTTTTCTTCT ACACTGATGACTGTGACACTTGCGATGAAGTACTGCAGGAGTTGGAGACCATCGATGACGACACAGACAAACAGGGCATCCAGTTTGTTAAGTCGAAGGACGCTAAATTGGCCTCGGATATTGGTATTTTCAGCTTCCCCGCCTTGGTATACTATGAGACCGGTGTTCCGATTATGTACGACG GTGACttaatgaaagaaaaaaaggtTCTTCAGTGGCTTGTAGAACAAAAAA GTGAAGATAGTCCTCGACAAAAAAACAAAGCTTTTTCTAAAACAAAGACCAGTGCAGATGTTGATAAAAAATCCTCAGGGAATCTTAAAGGTAAACTGAAAACTGATAATAAACCTGAATGGAAAACAATGGGTACATTAAAAGTAAGATTCCCCGGAGATAAGAATACAAAACGCCAAGAAGGCCGCCGAAAACAAAATGACATAGAcgatgacaatgacaatgacgacgacgacgatgatgacgatgatgatgacgatgatgatgacgacgatgacgatgatgatgaagacgatgatgaagatgaagacgatgatgatgatgatgatgaggacgatgacgatgatgacgaggacgatgatgatgatgatgacaatgacgacgatgatgatgatgacgagaCAGATAATACACCAgcactaaaaaaaacttggaAAAAAATGGGAAACTTAAAAGTAAGGTTTCCAACCACCATAAAACCGAAAGCTGAAAAAAAACCACAGACAAAAAAGGACGATGACAATGacgatgatgacgatgacaatgacaatgatGACGATGACAATGATGACGACGATGACGACGATGACGATGACGACGATGACAATGAAGACGATGAggatgatgacgatgacgatgaaaacgacgacgatgatgatgatgatgacgatgacgacaatgatgatgatgatgacaataATGATGAGGACAGCGAGGatgaaaaagtaaaaaaggGAAAGAAAAGAGTTCCAAAAAAGTCAGGTAAAAGCTCAAAGAAGAGTCGAGATAACGATGACGATGAggacgatgatgatgacgacgacgacgatgatgatgatgatgatgacgacgatgatgatgatgatagttttTTTGGTCGAATTAAGAGAATGTTCACAG GTAACCTATTGGACGAATCGGAAGTCCTAGAATGGATGGTAAAACAGAAGGAAGATGAAAGTATAGAGGAGATCGATAGGGAAACATTATTCAAGTACATTGAGACGAAAGAATTCTTagctattatatttt TCAAAGAAGATGATCCAGAGAGTCCGAGAATACTTAGGCACGTGGAGCTAATTGACGATGAGGCCGCCGAGTACGGCATAAAGATAGCCAAGTGCAGCGACCGCCTCATGGCCAAGAAATACGGCTACAGGAACCCGCCAGGTATCACATACTTCAGGAAAGGGAAATACATCAACTACGACGGGGATATTGATGACGAAGAAGAAATCCTCGACTGGCTGACCAACCCCGAAAATATGGAGCTAACAGATCACATTGAGAGAGTCAACAGAAAGATGTTCCAGAAGATACGACAGACGTCGGACTATACAGCTGTATTCTTTT TAATGACTGCAAACAGTGTCCCAGAGTACTGGCTGAGATCGAACACATAG